Below is a window of Lagenorhynchus albirostris chromosome 11, mLagAlb1.1, whole genome shotgun sequence DNA.
CTGGatcagagaaaatggaaaatagatgAATTGAAATGAAATTCTGGTGGCATGATAGAATCCACGGGTGAACTGGTGTGCAGTGTGGGGTTTCACTAGCTCTTAGCTTTCACCTTGGTTGAACAGTAGTGCCATATGCCAAGATCAGGAAGGCTGGGATTCGAGCAGGAAAACAAGGAGCTCCCCTTTATAATATAGTAAACCTGAGCTGCTTGTGTGAAATCTAAGCGGGATGTCAAGATGAGCGGCTGGATACACAAAACTGATTGAGAAAAAAGACCTGGAACGGAAATATAAATCGAGGGAGgggggaataaataaataaacctaggGGTTGTTCTCATACAAGTGATACTTAAAAtcagggaaataaatgaaatggtttAGGGGAAATGTGTAAAAAGATGGCTCAGGCCACACCCTGAGGAGCTCAACACTGAGACTGGATAGGAGAGAAAAAGTAGGTAACGAAATCGGAAGAAAATCAGAACACCAAAACCTGTTTCACAAAAGAGGATGTGCTCAACCCACCAAATGCTGCTGAGTTGAATAAGATGACACTTCTGGTGACCCTTGGATTTGGTAAGAGGGATATCTTTATTGATCAAGACAAGAGCAGTCCAAGCGGGCTGAGGAGTGAAAGTGAAGTGCAGAAATGGAGCGGACAGATCCTTAAAGACGTCTAGACACAGCTGTCAAACACTGAAAAAAGGTTAAATGCTGACGAGATGGAACATGGCAGTCACTTGAAACTGGTTTGAAAATCTAACATAAGAGATCCCTCTTACATCGTGATCCAGACCTCTCACACACCCACAAATCGTATTCTACTCTATCAGAGAAAAATGCTGGTCGCCACTCACTAAGTCGATTTCAAGGCTCGCTAACGGGTAGTTTACAGGAGCTGTAAGGACAGCTCCAGGCTAATCTAATAAAGGAGGATTTCGAGGGGCAGAGACGGGGCTGGGAAAAAAGAAACGAGCCTGAGGATGAGTGCGATCAGAGCGCCAGATGGATACACACCGGGAGGCGGCGGGGCCGCCGGCAGCCCCCGCCCCGCGCCACTCCCCGGGGGCCGCCCTCACCTCCTCAAGATATTCGCCCAGCTGGGCCGCCACATCCACCTCCCAGTTCTTGGTGAGGTCGCGGATGGGCTGCAGGAGGTGAGCGAAGCGCGCCTCCACGTCCTCCATGTCCGGGAGGGGCCGGGTCGGCCCGGGGACCGCAGGGCCAGCTTCGAATGACCCAGTGTGCTCAGCCCGCCACTAGTTCTGGCGCCATTTTACTGTCCCCGCCCAGGAAAATACGTAGCGCGCAGCGACGCGCGCACATCTCTGACGTGAGGCTGCCGAATCGCGCCGGAAGGGTCTCAGGACGCCCCGGAGGCGGGGCATGCGTGGGGACGGGGCCTGCGTCTgcgtggggcggggtggggcttgcagctgtcgccggcggggcggggcggggaggacTGGACCGGACCCTGGGATCCAGTCCTTCCCGCAGCAGCGTAGCGGATATGGCTGGCTCCCGGCTCCCGCGGCAGCTCTTTCTCCAGGGCGTGGCCGCCGTCTTCATGTTCGCCTTCGCTTCCCTCTACATGCAGATCCCGGGTGAGGGCGCCGAAGGCGGACCCCCCCACCAACCCGCGCCCTGTGACCCCTCATCTCCCCACCCGACACTCCGCTGCCTGGGGGCGGGAGTGAGGTCCAGGCCTTGATGCACGGGGTAGGGGGCTGCGGTTTGTGTCCTGCGGGCCGCGGGGGTGTGGGCAGTGGGAAGGCGTGCAAGGGTCCAGTTTCAGTAGGGTTCTGGGTTCTGACCTGGGTCGGGGGGGCAGAGCCCTGAGGGGGCTGGGCCCAGACCTGGTGGGCAGGTAAGAGAACAGGCTCTGGCGCGGAGGAAGGGGGAACAGGGCCCTGCTGGGTGGAAGATCCTAACCTGGGGGAGTCGGGTAGGCCTGGGGCCTGACCTGGGTGGGGGGGTCTGGAGGGTCAGCAGGCCTTGACCTGTGAGCGGGTAGAGTCAGCAGGTCCTGACCTAgatttggggggcgggggtctGCAGGGCTTGACCTGGGGAGGCGGGCCTGAAGGCCCTGACTGGTGGGAGGAGTCCAAGCCTTGGAGGGCAGTGGCCCTGACGTGCCCTCTCACAGGCCTGTACGGCCCTGAGGGCATCCTGCCTGCACGGAGGACACTGCGGCCGCAGGGAAAGGGACGCTGGCCGCAGCTGTGGGAGACCCCAACGCTGCTGTGGGAGACTCCGCTACTGGGGCTGGACACAGCACAAGGCCTGGAGCTGCTGAGCCTGCTGGGCACACTGCTGGCCCTGGGAGCCCTGCTGCTGCACCAGCTGCGCCACCTCCTCGTCTACCTGCTGCTCTGGGCTGCCTACCTGTCTGCCTACCAGGCAAGTGAGGGCTGCCTGCTGCCCCCTGCACCACTGGGACCCTTATCTCCAGCTCGCTCCAGGCCCGTGGGCTCTCCACCCCACCCGTGCCTCTGCCTTGCCTGCCTTTGCAGACACACCCCCTGTTCCCTGACAGCCCTTCTCCCTGCAGGTGGGCCAGGTGTTTCTTTATTTCCAGTGGTGAGTGACTATTGGGTGTGGGGCTGCAGGAGGctgggtgggtgggatggggtggggtgtgttTGTCTCTCCCGGGAGGACCCCCTTAGGGGGGCAGCCTTGATGGGGAGGAGGTCCTTTGTGCTATTTTTTCTCCCCACAGGGATTCCCTTCTGCTGGAGACTGGCTTCCTGGCCTTGCTGGTGGCCGCTCTGAGGCTGCCCCCGCGCCACAAGCAGGCCCAGGGCAGGCTGGCAGGGGTCCCGCCCCACGAGGACCTCCCCTTCTGGCTCGTGCGCTGGCTGCTCTTTCGCCTCATGTTTGCCTCGGGTGTGGTCAAGCTGACCAGCCGTTGCCCCGCGTGGTGGGGGCTCACCGGTGAGGTCCCTGCCTGGACGTGGGGCAGCCTTGGGGGCTCTGCCCAGCGCTGACCACCCGCCTGTCACCCGCAGCCCTCACCTACCACTTCGAGACTCAGTGCTTGCCCACGCCCGCCTCCTGGTTTGCCCACCATCTGCCCGTCTGGCTGCACAAGCTCGGCGTGGTGGCCACTTTCCTCATCGAGATTGCAGTGCCCCCTCTGTTCTTCGCTCCAGTTCGCCGCCTGCGCTTGGCTGCCTTCTACTCCCAGGTGGGTGGGGTCCTTAGCCGTCAGGAAGCCAGGCAGGACGTGGCCTTCCTCTGCACTGCCCAGAGGGTCCCACTGGGGATGGGGTGTCTGCTGCCAGCAGTCAGAAAGGCCTCATGGGCAGAGGAGCGAGTCAGCCTGAGGTTGAAGGTATGCCTGTGGGGCGGGGCTGCAGCCTCGCTGGAGGATGTCCATCTTGGGTCAGCAGGGGAAGGTGGCAAAGGGCCTCCGCACGAGGCGTGCCGAGCTCGGGTTTTCTccaggtggtggtggggagcCGTGGAAGTTGTGAGCCCAGGGGGAGGACAGGCGGAGTGGGAAAACAGAGGTCTGCGTGCGGTGACGAGGAGGGCACAGGGGCCTGCAGGAAAGATCtaggtggggcggggcgggggggatggTGCAGAGAGGCCTGGAAGTAGGCTCTGAAGGGCCCAGGAAGGGGGCGGCGCCTGCAAGCTCTGagtccagcccctccccaggtctTGCTGCAAGTCTTGATTATCGTCACTGGCAATTACAACTTCTTCAACTTGCTCACGCTGGTGCTCACCACTGCCCTCCTGGATGATGCACACCTGGCCGCCGCGTCTGGCAACAGCCGCCGCAAGAAGACGCCCACCTGTGAGTGTCAGCTTGTCCCGGACAGACAGCCATCCTCACCCCTGCTGCCTGCCAGCCCCCCGCAAGTGACCCTGCTCTAGCTCCGCCCCAGCCCCCTGGCCGTAGACCCTCCAGCCCTGTTCCCGACCAACCCATGACCTCCTTGCCCTGCAGCCTGGCCCAAGGCCCTGCTGGCCCTGCTGCTGGAGCTGACCGTCTATGGGCTGCTGGCCTGCGGTGTGGTGCACTGCTTTGGCCTGGAGGTGGACTGGAAGCAGCGCACTGTTCACTCCAAGGCCAGTGAGTGCCAGCTGGGGGCTCAGAGGGCGGAGGCTGGGCCATCCCTCCGCacgccccctccttccttccgcagccttcgccttccaccagttctcccatccctccgcacgccccctccttccttccgcagccttcgccttccaccagttctcccatccctccgcacgccccctccttccttccgcagccttcgccctccaccagttctcccatccctcctcacgcccccttccttccttccgcagccttcgccctccaccagttctcccatccctcctcacgcccccttccttccttccgcagcCTTCGCCCTCCACCACTTCTCCCATCCCTCCGCacgccccttccttccttccgcagccttcgccttccaccagttctcccatccctccgcacgccccctccttccttccgcagccttcgccttccaccagttctcccatccctccgcacgcccccttccttccttccgcagccttcgccttccaccagttctcccatccctcctcacgcccccttccttccttccgcagccttcgccctccaccagttctcccatccctccgcacgccccctccttccttccgcagccttcgccctccaccagttctcccatccctcctcacgccccctccttccttccgcagccttcgccttccaccagttctcccatccctccgcacgccccttccttccttccgcagccttcgccctccaccagttctcccatccctccgcacgcccccttccttccttccgcagccttcgccttccaccagttctcccatccctcctcacgcccccttccttccttccgcagccttcgccttccaccagttctcccatccctccgcacgcccccttccttccttccgcagccttcgccttccaccagttctcccatccctcctcacgcccccttccttccttccgcagccttcgccttccaccagttctcccatccctccgcacgccccttccttccttccgcagccttcgccttccaccagttctcccatccctcctcacgcccccttccttccttccgcagccttcgccctccaccagttctcccatccctccgcacgccccttccttccttccgcagcCTTCGCCTTCCACCACTTCTCCCATCCCTCCGCacgccccttccttccttccgcagccttcgccttccaccagttctcccatccctccgcacgccccttccttccttccgcagccttcgccttccaccagttctcccatccctccgcacgccccttccttccttccgcagccttcgccttccaccagttctcccatccctccgcacgcccccttcctcccttccgcagccttcgccctccaccagttctcccatccctccgcacgccccttccttccttccgcagccttcgccctccaccagttctcccatccctcctcacgccccttccttccttccgcagccttcgccctccaccagttctcccatccctccgcacgccccctccttccttccgcagccttcgccctccaccagttctcccatccctcctcacgcccccttccttccttccgcagccttcgccttccaccagttctcccatccctccgcacgcccccttccttccttccgcagccttcgccttccaccagttctcccatccctcctcacgcccccttccttccttccgcagccttcgccttccaccagttctcccatccctccgcacgccccttccttccttccgcagccttcgccttccaccagttctcccatccctcctcacgcccccttccttccttccgcagccttcgccctccaccagttctcccatccctccgcacgccccttccttccttccgcagcCTTCGCCTTCCACCACTTCTCCCATCCCTCCGCacgccccttccttccttccgcagccttcgccttccaccagttctcccatccctccgcacgccccttccttccttccgcagccttcgccttccaccagttctcccatccctccgcacgccccttccttccttccgcagccttcgccttccaccagttctcccatccctccgcacgcccccttcctcccttccgcagccttcgccctccaccagttctcccatccctccgcacgccccttccttccttccgcagccttcgccctccaccagttctcccatccctccgcacgcccccttccttccttccgcagccttcgccctccaccagttctcccatccctccgcacgcccccttccttccttccgcagccttcgccctccaccagttctcccatccctccgcacgccccttccttccttccgcagccttcgccctccaccagttctcccatccctccgcacgcccccttccttccttccgcagccttcgccctccaccagttctcccatccctccgcacgcccccttccttccttccgcagccttcgccctccaccagttctcccatccctccgcacgcccccttccttccttccgcagccttcgccttccaccagttctcccatccctccgcacgccccttccttccttccgcagccttcgccttccaccagttctcccatccctcctcacgcccccttccttccttccgcagccttcgccttccaccagttctcccatccctccgcacgcccccttccttccttccgcagccttcgccttccaccagttctcccatccctccgcacgccccttccttccttccgcagccttcgccttccaccagttctcccatccctccgcacgcccccttccttccttccgcagccttcgccttccaccagttctcccatccctcctcacgcccccttccttccttccgcagccttcgccttccaccagttctcccatccctccgcacgcccccttccttccttccgcagccttcgccttccaccagttctcccatccctcctcacgcccccttccttccttccgcagccttcgccctccaccagttctcccatccctccgcacgcccccttcctcccttccgcagccttcgccctccaccagttctcccatccctccgcacgccccttccttccttccgcagccttcgccttccaccagttctcccatccctcctcacgcccccttccttccttccgcagcCTTCACCTTCCACCAGTTCTCCCAGTGGCTGAAGATGGTGACCCCACCCACCATGTGGCTGGGTGCAGCCTCCCTTGCCTGGGAACTGCTGACCGCCCTCTGGAGGTACGTGGTCTAAGGGGGTGGGGTAGGGCCGTGCAGAGCAGGCCTGACTGCGCTtcggccccctgccccccaggtgGACCCAAGTGCGAGGGTGGCTGCGGAAGTTCTGCGCCGCAGTCCAGCTGTCCATCTTCGGCGCCGCCACGGTGGCCCTGTTCACGATCAGCCTGGTGAGTAGTCCCTTGCGGCCGGGGTAGGGGGTCGGGAGGGGCGGGAAGGTCGTCGCTGAGCCTCTGCCTGCCTGTGTCTAGGTGCCGTACTCCTACATGGAGCCCTCGACCCATGGGCGCCTCTGGACGGGGGCCCACCGCCTGTTTGGCACCGTGGAGCACCTGCAGCTGGCCCACGCCTACGGCCTCTTCCGCCGGATGACTGGTCTGGGTGGACGTCCCGAGGTGGTGCTCGAGGGCAGCTATGACGGGCACCACTGGACGGTGAGAGCTCCCTGGGGCCGCTGTCTGGGGCACCTGGCGGGCTCCACGGGGCTGGGGAGCCCACTGGCGTGGCGTTGGGGGCAAGAGCCGGGAACCATGTCCTGCTGACCATGCTAAACCTCACTCTGCCCAGCAGGAAATCGAGTTCATGTACAAGCCGGGTAACGTGAGCCGGGCGCCCCCCATTGTGGTGCCCCACCAGCCGCGCCTCGATTGGCAGATGTGGTTCGCGGCCCTGGGCCCGCACACGCAC
It encodes the following:
- the LMF2 gene encoding lipase maturation factor 2 isoform X2 gives rise to the protein MAGSRLPRQLFLQGVAAVFMFAFASLYMQIPGLYGPEGILPARRTLRPQGKGRWPQLWETPTLLWETPLLGLDTAQGLELLSLLGTLLALGALLLHQLRHLLVYLLLWAAYLSAYQVGQVFLYFQWDSLLLETGFLALLVAALRLPPRHKQAQGRLAGVPPHEDLPFWLVRWLLFRLMFASGVVKLTSRCPAWWGLTALTYHFETQCLPTPASWFAHHLPVWLHKLGVVATFLIEIAVPPLFFAPVRRLRLAAFYSQVLLQVLIIVTGNYNFFNLLTLVLTTALLDDAHLAAASGNSRRKKTPTSWPKALLALLLELTVYGLLACGVVHCFGLEVDWKQRTVHSKATFTFHQFSQWLKMVTPPTMWLGAASLAWELLTALWRWTQVRGWLRKFCAAVQLSIFGAATVALFTISLVPYSYMEPSTHGRLWTGAHRLFGTVEHLQLAHAYGLFRRMTGLGGRPEVVLEGSYDGHHWTEIEFMYKPGNVSRAPPIVVPHQPRLDWQMWFAALGPHTHSPWFTSLVLRLLQGKEPVIRLIQNHAPRYPFHKQPPTYVRAQRYKYWFSKPGEQGRWWRRQWVEEFFPSVSLGDPTLDTLLRQFGLQDKSPPRPRSSSSTLAQALRWMRKQLSALEAPALLWGLLGTVGAIRVMQALLGPQSSPRAKEEKHRPAPTEDSVAASKQASPAPDVSSGSQTPRRKK
- the LMF2 gene encoding lipase maturation factor 2 isoform X3, whose translation is MAGSRLPRQLFLQGVAAVFMFAFASLYMQIPGLYGPEGILPARRTLRPQGKGRWPQLWETPTLLWETPLLGLDTAQGLELLSLLGTLLALGALLLHQLRHLLVYLLLWAAYLSAYQVGQVFLYFQWDSLLLETGFLALLVAALRLPPRHKQAQGRLAGVPPHEDLPFWLVRWLLFRLMFASGVVKLTSRCPAWWGLTALTYHFETQCLPTPASWFAHHLPVWLHKLGVVATFLIEIAVPPLFFAPVRRLRLAAFYSQVLLQVLIIVTGNYNFFNLLTLVLTTALLDDAHLAAASGNSRRKKTPTSWPKALLALLLELTVYGLLACGVVHCFGLEVDWKQRTVHSKATFTFHQFSQWLKMVTPPTMWLGAASLAWELLTALWRWTQVRGWLRKFCAAVQLSIFGAATVALFTISLVPYSYMEPSTHGRLWTGAHRLFGTVEHLQLAHAYGLFRRMTGLGGRPEVVLEGSYDGHHWTEIEFMYKPGNVSRAPPIVVPHQPRLDWQMWFAALGPHTHSPWFTSLVLRLLQGKEPVIRLIQNHAPRYPFHKQPPTYVRAQRYKYWFSKPGEQGRWWRRQWVEEFFPSVSLGDPTLDTLLRQFGLQGSEPDAADASSCIGRDEAALLRERRKDDPEVTSTAACPVIWIRE
- the LMF2 gene encoding lipase maturation factor 2 isoform X1, producing MAGSRLPRQLFLQGVAAVFMFAFASLYMQIPGLYGPEGILPARRTLRPQGKGRWPQLWETPTLLWETPLLGLDTAQGLELLSLLGTLLALGALLLHQLRHLLVYLLLWAAYLSAYQVGQVFLYFQWDSLLLETGFLALLVAALRLPPRHKQAQGRLAGVPPHEDLPFWLVRWLLFRLMFASGVVKLTSRCPAWWGLTALTYHFETQCLPTPASWFAHHLPVWLHKLGVVATFLIEIAVPPLFFAPVRRLRLAAFYSQVLLQVLIIVTGNYNFFNLLTLVLTTALLDDAHLAAASGNSRRKKTPTSWPKALLALLLELTVYGLLACGVVHCFGLEVDWKQRTVHSKATFTFHQFSQWLKMVTPPTMWLGAASLAWELLTALWRWTQVRGWLRKFCAAVQLSIFGAATVALFTISLVPYSYMEPSTHGRLWTGAHRLFGTVEHLQLAHAYGLFRRMTGLGGRPEVVLEGSYDGHHWTEIEFMYKPGNVSRAPPIVVPHQPRLDWQMWFAALGPHTHSPWFTSLVLRLLQGKEPVIRLIQNHAPRYPFHKQPPTYVRAQRYKYWFSKPGEQGRWWRRQWVEEFFPSVSLGDPTLDTLLRQFGLQDKSPPRPRSSSSTLAQALRWMRKQLSALEAPALLWGLLGTVGAIRVMQALLGPQSSPRAKEEKHRPAPTEDSVAASKQASPAPDGSEPDAADASSCIGRDEAALLRERRKDDPEVTSTAACPVIWIRE